The Elusimicrobiota bacterium sequence GCCAAAACTCCCCCGCTGGCGAGAAACGCCATGACCCCCGCCATGGTCACCAGCCTCAACGGCACCCGTGAAAAAGCGGTGAGCCCGTCCAGGGCGAACCGGACCATTTTCCACATGGAAAATTTGGTTTCCCCCGCCGCCCGGGGGGGTCGATCGAAGGATACGCCGATTTGACGGAACCCGATCCAACTCACCAGCCCCCGCAAAAATCGGTTTCGCTCGGGAAAAGCGTTTAAAACGTCCACCACGCGCCGGGCCATCAAACGAAAATCTCCGGTGTCCGGCGGGATGTCCACCCCCGCCAGGGCCCGGAGGGTTCGATAGAAAAGGGCCGCGGTGACTTTTTGAAGACCGTTTCCCTCCCGGGACCGACGGACCGCGTAGACCACGTCGTAACCCTCCCGCCATTTTTCGACCATCGTCACCAGAAGCGCGGGCGGGTCTTGGAGATCGGCGTCCATGATGACACAGGCGCGCCCCTTCGCCGCGCGCAAACCGGCGGTCATGGCGCTCTGATGTCCGAAATTTCGGGAAAACTCGATCACCTTCATCCGAGCATCGCCCCG is a genomic window containing:
- a CDS encoding glycosyltransferase family 2 protein — encoded protein: MNAPDLSVIVPVFNEEAVVPEFARVLVETLTPTGLTFETIFVNDGSSDGTAQRLESLRRGDARMKVIEFSRNFGHQSAMTAGLRAAKGRACVIMDADLQDPPALLVTMVEKWREGYDVVYAVRRSREGNGLQKVTAALFYRTLRALAGVDIPPDTGDFRLMARRVVDVLNAFPERNRFLRGLVSWIGFRQIGVSFDRPPRAAGETKFSMWKMVRFALDGLTAFSRVPLRLVTMAGVMAFLASGGVLAWALWVRLFTDRSVQGWTSLIAIILLLGGAQLLALGVIGEYIAHIFDEAKDRPTYIIRRFWGNEKDS